A genomic segment from Labrus bergylta chromosome 3, fLabBer1.1, whole genome shotgun sequence encodes:
- the galr1b gene encoding LOW QUALITY PROTEIN: galanin receptor type 1b (The sequence of the model RefSeq protein was modified relative to this genomic sequence to represent the inferred CDS: deleted 1 base in 1 codon): MLPPGNDSSGWAELSELNRSEVAGSAAESGGAGPEAVIVPVVFGLIFVVGVVGNSLVMVVIGKVRYTGGGGGGGLKPSSSPTNIFILNLSVADLSFLLFCVPFQATIYSLPEWVFGAFICKFGHYFFTVSMLVSIFTLVAMSVDRYIAVVLSNKSACVRSRRNALAGVCVIWTLSLVCSVPVAQHQILTNHPKAPNSTFCWERWSGASKPAYKVTILVIGYLLPLLLISCCYAKVLFHLHKKMKNMSKKSERSKRKTAQTVLLVVTAFTICWMPHHIIAMWVEFGRFPLNDASFAFRIVSHCLSYGNSCVNPVLYAFLSENFRKACRQVFTCRFLYSTPPNSKVVRFRTENFSTTHSTTHSTSNI; the protein is encoded by the exons ATGCTGCCGCCGGGAAACGACTCCTCCGGCTGGGCTGAACTTTCAGAGTTGAACCGGTCCGAGGTCGCGGGCAGCGCGGCGGAGAGCGGCGGGGCCGGGCCGGAGGCGGTGATCGTGCCGGTGGTTTTCGGGCTGATCTTCGTGGTTGGGGTCGTGGGGAACTCattggtgatggtggtgatcgGGAAGGTGAGGTACACGGGCggcgggggaggaggagggttgaaGCCCTCCAGCAGCCCCACCAACATCTTCATCCTGAACCTGAGTGTAGCGGACCTcagcttcctcctcttctgcgTCCCCTTCCAGGCCACCATCTACTCCCTGCCGGAGTGGGTGTTCGGAGCCTTCATCTGTAAGTTTGGGCACTACTTCTTCACCGTCAGCATGCTGGTGAGCATCTTCACTCTGGTGGCCATGTCCGTGGACCGCTACATCGCCGTGGTGCTCTCCAACAAGTCTGCGTGCGTCAGGAGCCGCAGAAACGCGCTGGCTGGAGTGTGCGTAATTTGGACACTGTCTCTGGTGTGCTCGGTGCCTGTGGCGCAGCACCAGATCCTCACGAATCACCCCAAAGCCCCCAACAGTACCTTCTGCTGGGAGAGGTGGTCCGGAGCCTCCAAGCCCGCCTACAAGGTGACCATCCTGGTGATCGGGTacctgctgccgctgctgctcaTTAGCTGCTGCTACGCCAAG GTTTTGTTTCATCTTCATAAAAAGATGAAGAACATGTCCAAGAAGTCTGAACGCTCCAAAAGAAAG acgGCTCAGACAGTTCTCCTGGTCGTCACC GCCTTCACCATCTGCTGGATGCCCCATCACATCATCGCCATGTGGGTGGAGTTTGGCCGCTTTCCCCTGAATGACGCCTCCTTCGCCTTTCGCATCGTCTCCCACTGCCTGTCTTATGGAAACTCCTGCGTCAACCCCGTCCTCTACGCCTTCCTGTCCGAGAACTTCCGCAAGGCCTGCCGTCAAGTCTTCACCTGCCGCTTTCTGTACTCGACGCCCCCCAACAGCAAGGTGGTTCGCTTCCGCACGGAGAACTTCTCGACAACACACTCTACCACACACTCCACCTCCAACATTtga